The Mixophyes fleayi isolate aMixFle1 chromosome 1, aMixFle1.hap1, whole genome shotgun sequence genome includes a region encoding these proteins:
- the LOC142160697 gene encoding uncharacterized protein LOC142160697 — MEAAERHAAMEAAERRAAMEAAERQAERESAEREADRRYELELVKLKRQSEAKDTGISRPRPENFPVLEKDGDVDAFLRGFEKTCRQYGLAKDQWAQYLTPGLRGKALEAFADLPPEMDGNYEAIKSALLQRFNITPEAHRQKFRDLKRSASDTYSGLVAQLCASFKQWVGGLQITTFDALQDLMIQEQFLTLCPADVKEWVVDRDPASSAEAARLADKYTVTRAPAAKRGTFVPGQSAWKGERPGGAPSPAVVSSSFGRVGAKPVQGDTRRCFICNRTGHLSAACPDRKTSTASTVGPPPPRSAPAVLCVAGSQVSRNDNLQTVTVGDKVTVGLRDTGADVTLVRSELVGSSDIIPGKTIAVRGVGGIHPAVPMARVYLDWGAGRGLREVGVSDNIPTNVLLGTDLGRMLSRYVASSDVVDSELNHVFSQVSGCDRENVCSVVSEVCKLGCEKENDCSIVSDLGQLSVSKELGDVTISSVSVVTRRQAEKDRSSQLTPEREVESPSDPEAPPLTPLPPAPAVTDALPLSPDTEQQVRSQAFQQAQQTDTTLETLRCLAGSPPTESDKERVFWEQGRLYKESVARDVPEAGVMEKRLVVPLMYREGLLRVAHEVPLAGHLGIKKTKSRLKQKFYWPEMGKDIANYCRSCHACQMVGKPGDVGHAPLVPLPIIAEPFERVAVDIIGPLAIPSSSGKQFILTVVDYATRYPEAVALSSIRADKVADALISIFSRVGFPKEMLTDQGTQFMSNLMQSLCKKMHVEHLIASPYHPQTNGLCERFNGTLKQMLRTFVESQGRDWERFLPHLLFAYREVPQESTGFSPFELLHGRRVRGPLDLIKEDWEGKLITPETSVVHYVVQFRERMQSLMGMVHSNLKAAQTKQKQWYDRSARERIFEVGQKVLVLVPMRQNKLQAAWEGPYLIVQRINDVNYVVARDEGRKRHKVYHVNMIKAYHERGVSVLAVCSLPEGDQEPDPLLDLVASAKSGRSLETTQRSESLTEVQLDQLFVTLRPYQNHFTGKPGQTHLVAHHVNTGDQPPLRQTAYRVSLEVQTDMKREIEEMLELGVIRKSHSSWAAPVVLIPKKCGGTRFCVDYRRLNEATVFDAYPMPRIDELLERLAHARYITIMDLILQAPDFDRRFTVQTDASNYGLGAVLSQVNQQGEEHPILYLSRKLLPREVAYAVVEKECLAIVWALQKLQSYLYGRDFTVITDHNPLSWLHRVAGDNGKLLRWSLTLQQYTFTVQHRKGSHHGNADGLSRQNESLVSANYKQTTIEFLELEIFIHNNTIATKTYREPIDVNSYILSDSHHYPQWLKIIPFSQFTRFQRNCTEMDDYITQGTRMKSQFPEKNYDKDLINEAFTKLKHTDRKQLLEYKSSELLDATNMYAKGNNQVYFVSDYSSGAQQLKRILKKHWHILQKVDIIGPSLPKSSG; from the exons atggaggcagcagagaggcacgctgctatggaggcagcagagaggcgcgctgctatggaggcagcggagcgccaagcagaaagagaatctgccgagcgagaggcagataggagatatgagctggagcttgtcAAGCTCAAACGCCAGTCAGAAGCGAAAgacactggtattagcagaccccgtcctgagaatttccctgtattggaaaaagacggggatgtagatgcttttttgcgaggatttgaaaagacttgccgacagtatggactggccaaagatcagtgggcacaatatttaacccctggtttgcgaggtaaagcattagaggcctttgcagatcttccacctgagatggacggaaattatgaggcaatcaaaagtgccctgttgcaacgttttaacatcaccccagaggcgcataggcagaaattcagagatttaaaacgcagtgcctctgacacatattcaggacttgtggcccagctgtgtgcttccttcaaacagtgggttggagggctacagatcaccacctttgatgctctgcaagatttgatgatccaggagcagtttctgactttgtgcccagctgatgtgaaggaatgggtagtggatcgggaccctgcatcatctgcggaagcagctagactggctgacaagtatactGTCACCCGGgcccctgcagctaaaagaggaacttttgtgccaggacagtctgcctggaaaggggagCGGCCAGGAGGAGCACCTTCACCTGctgttgtttcttcatcttttgggagggtgggggccaagcctgttcagggagatacccgccgttgttttatttgcaacaggacagggcacctcagtgccgcctgtccagaccgaaagacatctacagcctccactgtgggaccacctcctccccggtctgctccagctgtcctgtgtgttgcgggatcccaagtgagccggaatgacaatctgcaaacggtcactgtcggtgacaaggtaactgtggggttaagagacacgggTGCTGATGTTACCCTGGTGCGTTCAGAGTTGGTGGGGTCATCGGATATAATTCCAGGGAAAACTATTGCTGTGCGCGGGGTGGGAGGGATACACCCTGCTGTGCCTATGGCCCGGGTCTATCTggactggggtgctggaagaggtctaagggaagtcggggtatcggacaatattcctacaaatgttttgcttggaactgatttaggcaggatgttatctcgttatgttgctagtagtgatgttgtggactctgaacttaaccatgttttttcccaggtatcaggatgtgacagggaaaatgtttgttcagttGTATCTGAAGTCTGTAAACTAGGATGTGAGAAGGAAAATGATTGCTCAATTGTATCCGACCTAGGTCAACTGTCTGTATCCAAGGAGTTAGGGGATGTAACTATTTCCTCAGTGTCAGTGGTCACACGTAGGCAAGCAGAGAAGGATAGGTCCTCACAATTAACTCCTGAGAGAGAGGTAGAAAGTCCCTCTGACCCAGAAGCTCCCCctctaacccccctccctccagcacctgcagttACAGACGCCTTACCTTTATCACCAGACACTGAGCAGCAAGTGAGAAGCCAGGCTTTTCAACAAGCACAGCAGACTGACACTACACTGGAAACACTGAGGTGCCTAGCAGGCAGTCCTCCCACTGAGTCTGATAAAGAAAGAGTGTTTTGGGAACAGGGAAGGTTGTATAAGGAAAGTGTAGCCAGAGATGTACCTGAGGCGGGGGTGATGGAGAAACGGCTAGTGGTACCCCTTATGTATCGGGAAGGGTTACTCAGGGTAGCTCATGAGGTCCCGCTGGCAGGGCATTTAGGCATAAAGAAAACTAAGTCTCgcttaaagcaaaagttttactggccagaaatgggcaaagatattgccaattattgtcgatcttgtcatgcctgtcagatggtggggaagcctggtgatgtgggacacgcccctctagtgcccctgccaataatagcagaaccctttgagcgggtagctgtggacattataggaccccttgccattcccagcagctctggaaaacaatttattctcactgtggtggactatgccacacggtaccccgaagcggtggccctctcctccatacgggctgacaaggtggccgatgccctcatatccattttctccagggtaggattccccaaggaaatgttaactgatcagggcacacagtttatgtctaatttaatgcaaagcctttgcaaaaagatgcacgtggaacacctcatagccagcccctaccacccacagactaatggcctgtgtgagcgttttaatggtactctcaaacagatgctcagaacctttgtggagtcccaggggagagactgggagaggtttctgccgcacctcctgtttgcgtacagggaggtgccgcaggaatccactggcttctccccctttgaactcctgCATGGGCGCAGGGTGCGCGGTCCCTTAGATCTGATCAAAGAGGATTGGGAAGGGAAATTAATCACCCCCGAAACCTCCGTGGTCCACTATGTGGTGCAGTTCAGGGAGAGGATGCAATCCCTAATGGGGATGGTGCATAGTAATCTGAAGGCGGCCCAGACTAAGCAGAAGCAATGGTATGACCGCAGTGCTAGGGAGCGTATCTTTGAAGTGGGTCAGAAAGTTCTGGTATTGGTTCCTATGCGGCAGAATAAGTTACAGGCTGCTTGGGAGGGCCCCTACTTGATAGTTCAACGcatcaatgatgtcaattatgtggtaGCCAGGGATGAGGGACGGAAGAGGCACAAGGTATATCATGTGAACATGATCAAGGCCTACCACGAAAGGGGGGTCTCTGTATTAGCTGTATGTAGCTTACCTGAAGGggaccaggagccagaccccTTGTTAGACTTAGTAGCCTCTGCCAAGAGTGGGAGATCATTAGAGACCACCCAGCGTAGTGAGAGCttgacagaagtacagctagatcAGCTGTTTGTGACATTGAGGCCCTATCAGAATCATTTTACAGGGAAGCCAGGGCAAACACATCTAGTTgctcatcatgtaaacacaggcgatCAGCCTCCCCTCAGACAGACAGCTTATCGAGTTTCCCTGGAAGTGCAGACAGATATGAAAAGGGAGATTGAAGAAATGTTGGAGTTAGGGGTAATTAGAAAGTCCCACAGCTCCTGGGCTGCACCAGTAGTGCTGATCCCCAAAAAATGTGGTGGAACCCGGTTCTGTGTGGATTATAGAaggttaaatgaggctactgtgtttgatgcctatcccatgCCCAGGATAGATGAATTGCTAGAACGGTTAGCCCACGCTCGCTATATAACCATTATGGATCTGA TATTGCAGGCTCCTGATTTTGACCGGAGGTTTACAGTGCAAACGGATGCCTCCAACTATGGGCTGGGAGCTGTACTCAGCCAAGTGAATCAACAAGGGGAAGAGCACCCCATACTGTACCTAAGTCGGAAGCTGCTTCCCAGGGAGGTGGCCTACGCAGTTGTGGAAAAAGAGTGTTTAGCTATAGTGTGGGCCTTGCAAAAGTTGCAGTCCTACCTGTACGGACGGGACTTTACGGTAATCACAGATCACAACCCTCTCAGCTGGTTGCACAGGGTGGCTGGGGACAATGGGAAGTTGCTCCGGTGGAGTTTGACCCTCCAGCAATACACTTTCACTGTTCAGCACCGAAAAGGGAGccaccatggtaatgcagatggatTATCCCGTCAGAACGAAagccttgtgtcag CTAATTACAAACAAACCACCATAGAATTTTTAGAGTTAGAGATATTCATCCATAACAACACTATAGCTACAAAAACATACAGAGAACCAATAGACGTCAACAGCTATATTTTATCAGATAGCCACCATTACCCACAATGGCTCAAAATTATTCCATTCAGCCAGTTCACAAGATTTCAACGTAATTGTACGGAAATGGATGATTACATCACTCAGGGTACACGGATGAAATCCCAATTTCCAGAAAAAAATTACGataaagatctcattaatgaagcttTTACTAAACTAAAACATACAGATCGGAAACAATTATTAGAGTACAAGTCATCAGAACTTTTAGATGCAACTAACATGTATGCCAAGGGTAACAACCAGGTATATTTTGTATCTGATTATTCTAGTGGAGCCCAACAACTGAAACGCATACTCAAGAAGCATTGGCATATCCTTCAGAAGGTTGATATTATAGGGCCCTCACTTCCAAAAAGCTCTGGTTAA